Proteins found in one Bicyclus anynana chromosome 24, ilBicAnyn1.1, whole genome shotgun sequence genomic segment:
- the LOC112053268 gene encoding uncharacterized protein LOC112053268 has translation MTLKVENLKNSDVVKLFEFWEMAEFVDFVKEKEINGRKLLEISEGLVNIWRPNANAKKLVLFIQEVKRHPQKYLNCINNNDVITIKETNLCSESQYQTISVRKISNQDNSNRVEEILKKITAPKSFLYRHNPKRQQRSVTSYVPMNASKEKSRSFFRLSSYDYPIFDIRKHFSKTENFTDRGYYPVNKTKEVKPKYKSMSSTEEFNDKHSEDHLYEDLCYTDVKEESKPKPFTPNQTNQVKPCMVKIQELFSSFKFPFFKKEEEVKNVPKKSEYRVVKDEESVKDSNIYENSSMDMYDSVHVATEQDLNRKEDNHARLAVEDYLVPVEVEREYCDVCVKQKDDSLLGYIMNYFESRFGMRRETNDATQSEESETEPACEREWERKVNMAARPLPVPVENEPYYMDVDRTEAEHLLTDQPDGTYILRPSSQPNHAYTLSVACSGAVHNVGVRRRSDGRLALGYARRGERSFTSVTSLLRHHKKRRLLLVAAGGLLGATTLNETPQYYQTPSNIPIL, from the exons ATGACGTTAAAagtggaaaatttgaaaaatagtgATGTAGTGAAGTTGTTCGAGTTCTGGGAAATGGCAGAGTTTGTTGATTTTGTTAAGGAAAAGGAAATTAATGGCCGAAAATTATTG GAGATCTCTGAAGGGCTTGTGAATATATGGCGACCGAATGCCAACGCTAAGAAACTAGTGCTATTCATACAAGAAGTAAAGCGACATCCACAAAAATACCTGAATTGTATCAATAACAATGATGTGATTACTATAAAAGAAACGAACTTGTGTAGTGAAAGTCAGTATCAAACGATTAGTGTCAGAAAGATAAGTAATCAGGATAATAGTAACAGAGTtgaagaaattttgaaaaaaattacagcaCCCAAAAGCTTTTTGTATAGACATAATCCAAAAAGACAGCAAAGGTCCGTTACTTCATACGTACCAATGAACGCAAGTAAAGAGAAATCAAGGAGTTTCTTTCGACTAAGCTCATATGACTATCCTATATTCGATATAAgaaagcatttttcaaaaacaGAAAACTTTACTGACAGAGGTTACTATCCTGTTAACAAAACTAAAGAAGTAAAACCTAAATACAAATCTATGAGTTCAACTGAAGAATTTAATGACAAACATTCAGAAGATCACTTATATGAAGACTTGTGCTATACAGATGTTAAAGAGGAAAGCAAACCAAAACCATTTACTCCAAATCAAACTAATCAAGTAAAACCTTGTATGGTAAAAATACAAGAGTTATTTAGTTCTTTCAAATttccattttttaaaaaagaagaagaagttaaAAATGTTCCAAAGAAATCTGAGTATAGAGTTGTAAAAGATGAAGAAAGTGTTAAAGATAGCAACATCTATGAGAACAGTTCTATGGATATGTATGATTCTGTTCATGTGGCAACTGAGCAAGATTTAAATAGGAAAGAAGATAATCat GCAAGACTGGCAGTAGAAGACTACCTGGTGCCGGTGGAAGTGGAGAGAGAGTATTGCGACGTGTGTGTGAAGCAGAAGGACGACTCTCTTCTGGGCTACATCATGAACTACTTCGAGAGCCGGTTCGGCATGAGACGAG AAACGAACGATGCAACCCAGTCAGAGGAATCGGAAACGGAACCAGCGTGCGAGCGGGAATGGGAGCGGAAGGTCAACATGGCGGCGCGTCCACTTCCGGTTCCGGTGGAGAACGAGCCTTACTACATGGACGTGGACCGGACGGAGGCTGAACACTTGCTGACTGATCAGCCTGACGGGACTTATATATTGAGGCCTTCGAGTCAG CCCAACCATGCGTACACACTGAGCGTAGCCTGCTCCGGCGCGGTCCACAACGTGGGCGTCCGGCGCCGGAGTGATGGGCGCCTAGCACTGGGCTACGCGCGACGCGGCGAGcgcagtttcaccagcgtgACGTCACTGTTACGTCACCACAAAAAGCGCCGCTTGCTGCTCGTGGCAGCGGGCGGGCTGCTCGGCGCTACTACGCTCAACGAGACCCCCCAGTATTATCAGACACCTAGCAATATACCCATTCTGTAA